From the Lolium rigidum isolate FL_2022 chromosome 2, APGP_CSIRO_Lrig_0.1, whole genome shotgun sequence genome, one window contains:
- the LOC124692197 gene encoding zinc finger CCCH domain-containing protein 15-like — protein sequence MSDAGGELGAGASAPVCNFIRKPPRNIRKRPAASAGSDDEDGGGGDDDSGAIAAARSKKPPSTTSKLFFSSADSSSEPRRFQFESSRTIQSSTDNRATATLETETAYDRDARAIRERQLKQAEESLKKNPSASAPSSSGDLYKGISGYTDHKAGFRREHTVSGEKAGGAHGPLRASAHIRLSTRFDYQPDICKDYKETGYCGYGDSCKFMHDRGDYKSGWQLEREYDEAEKARKRRIAMREMGGSDGEAEEDDSDDEEALPFACFICREPFVDPVVTKCKHYFCEHCALKHHSKNKKCFVCNKPTLGIFNAAQEIRKRMAQEKKQQDV from the exons ATGTCCGACGCCGGCGGCGAGCTCGGGGCCGGCGCCTCCGCGCCGGTGTGCAACTTCATCCGGAAGCCACCGAGGAATATCCGGAAGCGTCCAGCGGCGTCCGCCGGCtccgacgacgaagacggcggcggcggcgacgacgattcCGGCGCCATCGCGGCGGCGCGCTCGAAAAAGCCGCCCTCCACCACCAGCAAgctcttcttctcctccgccgACAGCTCCTCCGAGCCGCGCCGGTTCCAGTTCGAGTCGTCCAGGACGATCCAGTCCTCCACCGACAACCGCGCCACCGCCACGCTCGAGACGGAGACGGCCTACGACCGCGACGCGCGCGCCATCCGCGAGCGCCAGCTCAAGCAGGCCGAGGAGTCCCTCAAGAAGAACCCCTCCGcctccgccccctcctcctccgggGACCTCTACAAGGGGATCAGCGGCTACACGGACCACAAGGCCGGGTTCCGGCGCGAGCACACCGTGTCCGGGGAGAAGGCCGGCGGCGCGCACGGCCCGCTGCGGGCGTCCGCGCACATTCGCCTCTccacgcgcttcgactaccagccCGACATCTGCAAGGACTACAAGGAGACGGGCTACTGCGGCTACGGCGACTCCTGCAAGTTCATGCACGACAGGGGCGACTACAAGTCCGGCTGGCAGCTCGAGAGGGAGTACGACGAGGCCGAGAAAGCCCGCAAGCGCCGCATTGCCATGCGCGAGATGGGTGGGAGCGATGGCGAGGCCGAGGAGgatgacagcgacgacgaggaggcacTGCCCTTTGCCTGCTTCATATGCAGGGAGCCGTTTGTTGATCCCGTCGTCACAAAATGCAAGCATTATTTCTGCGAGCACTGTGCATTGAAG CATCACTCGAAGAACAAGAAGTGCTTCGTCTGCAATAAACCAACACTAGGCATCTTTAACGCGGCGCAGGAGATCCGCAAGAGGATGGCCCAGGAGAAGAAGCAGCAGGACGTTTGA